A part of Leifsonia xyli subsp. xyli str. CTCB07 genomic DNA contains:
- a CDS encoding FtsK/SpoIIIE domain-containing protein, with amino-acid sequence MVAPLLMGAVLYLTTKSVLSLIFVGPSPLIMIGSWLDNRLTKRKSTQVKLREFEEGLAAAERELETNLTEEQAAREEETPSAAALTTLPTSRDLRLWSRRPEHRAFLELRLGTATFQSRKAVQLPPRGKVPAEQWERLTGLHERFARIPGVPLLERLDRSGSLGIAGERFSAASATRAVLVQLLALHSPADLVFTAFARPAQAEEDWAWLKWLPHVDSAYSPIDAPHLADDERSASILLTALEGLIAQRGAGSNAGSVRSRMDGDAAQAEERLAPADARPHVPAVIVLVVTDTIADRTRIVGLVEDGADVGVHVIWVAPALGGIPAACRTVIEAHPDSWRVHLVRQGVLVPLTSMNDLGLPAAATFARELAPIVDAGARVLDESDLPRSVGLAQLVPGDILGSSDTILKSWRDTGSLVSEWATGAEREAVRLAAVVGQGSAGPVRIDLGTHGPHALVGGTTGSGKSEFLQTWILSLAANISPDRLTFLLVDYKGGAAFADCVNLPHTVGLVTDLNTHLVRRALTSLRAELRYREELLAEKGAKDLVALERRSDPDTPPALVIVIDEFAALVNEIPEFVDGVIDVAQRGRSLGLHLVMATQRPAGVIKDNLRANTNLRIALRMADAVDSSDVIGVPDAAHFPPEVPGRAAIKVGAGQLTHLQTGYLGGRSDSEHRESVEVRDLGFGENAPWAIQPELQRAPHGGRVRGTSRSSPETSAVLSPTQARRPRGNRGWTSCPRSSRSAPPCSPSLVRPRAGSWWAWSMSRTCSGSPFTRSRSPRSGMS; translated from the coding sequence ATGGTGGCCCCGTTGTTGATGGGGGCGGTTTTGTACTTGACCACGAAGTCAGTTCTGAGCCTGATCTTCGTTGGCCCATCGCCGCTGATCATGATCGGGTCGTGGCTCGACAACCGGCTCACCAAGCGGAAGTCCACCCAGGTGAAACTCCGTGAGTTCGAGGAGGGTTTGGCCGCCGCTGAGCGGGAGCTGGAAACGAATCTCACCGAGGAGCAGGCGGCACGGGAGGAGGAAACCCCCTCTGCCGCCGCGCTGACCACGCTTCCCACTTCACGGGATCTGCGGCTCTGGTCGCGTCGGCCGGAACACCGGGCGTTCCTGGAACTCCGGCTGGGGACAGCCACGTTTCAGAGCCGCAAAGCCGTGCAGTTGCCGCCACGTGGGAAAGTCCCCGCGGAGCAGTGGGAACGGCTGACCGGGCTTCATGAGCGCTTCGCCCGCATCCCCGGTGTCCCGTTATTGGAGCGTTTGGACCGAAGCGGTTCGCTCGGCATCGCCGGGGAGCGGTTCTCGGCGGCTTCGGCAACCCGCGCTGTTCTGGTCCAGCTTCTGGCACTGCACTCCCCAGCCGATCTTGTCTTCACCGCGTTCGCCCGGCCGGCGCAGGCGGAGGAGGACTGGGCATGGCTGAAGTGGTTGCCGCACGTCGACTCGGCTTACAGCCCGATCGACGCGCCGCATCTCGCGGATGACGAACGCAGTGCCAGCATCCTGCTCACTGCGCTGGAAGGGCTCATCGCTCAGCGCGGAGCCGGATCGAACGCTGGTTCGGTGCGGTCGCGGATGGACGGCGACGCTGCGCAAGCGGAAGAGCGTCTCGCGCCCGCGGACGCCCGCCCACACGTTCCCGCTGTAATCGTCCTCGTCGTGACCGACACGATTGCCGACCGCACCCGGATCGTGGGTCTGGTCGAGGACGGTGCGGATGTCGGCGTTCACGTGATTTGGGTCGCCCCTGCACTCGGTGGCATCCCGGCGGCCTGCCGAACAGTGATCGAAGCGCACCCCGATAGTTGGCGGGTCCACCTCGTCCGGCAGGGGGTGCTCGTTCCGCTCACGTCGATGAACGATCTCGGCTTGCCCGCGGCGGCCACCTTTGCCCGGGAACTCGCGCCGATCGTGGATGCGGGTGCTCGTGTGCTGGATGAGAGCGACCTGCCCCGCAGTGTCGGTCTTGCCCAGTTGGTGCCTGGTGACATCCTGGGCTCCAGCGACACCATCCTGAAAAGCTGGCGTGACACCGGTAGCCTCGTCTCCGAATGGGCGACCGGGGCAGAACGGGAAGCGGTTCGGCTGGCCGCGGTCGTTGGCCAGGGCTCCGCTGGCCCGGTTCGGATCGACCTCGGCACGCATGGGCCGCACGCTCTCGTGGGTGGGACCACCGGGTCGGGGAAGTCCGAGTTCTTGCAGACGTGGATTCTCTCGCTCGCGGCGAATATCTCCCCGGACCGGCTCACCTTCTTGCTGGTCGACTACAAGGGTGGTGCCGCGTTCGCGGACTGCGTGAACCTGCCGCACACGGTCGGGCTGGTCACCGACCTGAACACCCACCTGGTGCGCCGGGCGCTGACCTCGCTCCGGGCGGAGCTGCGCTATCGGGAGGAGCTGCTGGCGGAGAAGGGTGCGAAGGATCTGGTCGCGCTGGAACGCCGTAGCGACCCGGACACGCCTCCGGCGTTGGTGATCGTGATCGACGAGTTCGCGGCTTTGGTGAACGAGATCCCCGAGTTCGTGGACGGGGTAATCGATGTGGCCCAGCGTGGCCGTTCTCTCGGGCTGCACCTGGTGATGGCGACCCAGCGTCCTGCCGGGGTGATCAAGGACAATCTGCGCGCGAACACGAATCTGCGGATCGCGCTCAGGATGGCGGATGCCGTCGACAGCAGCGACGTGATCGGGGTTCCTGATGCTGCCCACTTCCCCCCGGAGGTTCCTGGGCGCGCCGCGATCAAGGTCGGTGCCGGGCAGCTGACCCACCTGCAGACCGGGTACCTCGGCGGACGTTCTGACAGCGAGCACCGGGAGTCCGTGGAAGTCCGCGATCTCGGCTTCGGCGAGAACGCCCCGTGGGCTATCCAGCCCGAACTCCAGCGTGCCCCACACGGCGGAAGGGTCCGCGGGACATCGAGGTCCTCGCCGGAAACATCCGCCGTGCTGTCGCCGACGCAGGCACGGCGGCCCCGCGGAAACCGTGGGTGGACCAGTTGCCCGAGGTCCTCCCGCTCGGCTCCGCCCTGCTCGCCAAGCCTGGTTCGCCCGCGAGCGGGATCGTGGTGGGCCTGGTCGATGAGCCGCACCTGCAGCGGCAGTCCCTTTACGCGATCCCGCTCTCCGAGGTCGGGAATGTCGTGA
- a CDS encoding beta-galactosidase, producing MDYLAPAFLAEARRWYDAVLPPIAARQRENAGPVIAVQLDNEVGMLDWVSNTPTLTDGALRDFAEWSGGRFGGAVRAGAAGTPQELALHHELARFTRDRFARYLQTLESWARGGGITAPLLVNIHGTGGGRGLTYPIGVSQLAPAYRGREGVTGGTDMYLGELTVANAVDLYLGNAFTAAVHGEGQPLAELEFDAGGGYGEDFASLTSPEVTVLKTLLDVAQGTRILNYYLFACGINPPLDEPAGDGDDRIAFTGERHGFAAPIGPEGERTPSLAAVASATAAVRENAELFATGAQLTDDLVLGFVADHYLTEYSHPAAQNRAEQVRARERHRGFGARETLGRALVLGGWSFRALDLQAAAGSDTAWSAGTPADAREGRSREAIVLVSGRELGRGVQEFLTCHVTTGGRLVLVGELPGVDADGVPCTVLADALGVTDAGQVRDWSDADREYRPSVRAAGPLAEHGRPVRRRGVRGPAPRPRPRRPRRRGADRRVRAPSAAREVPARAL from the coding sequence GTGGACTATCTGGCCCCGGCTTTCCTGGCGGAGGCCCGGCGCTGGTACGACGCCGTGCTGCCCCCGATCGCCGCGCGACAGCGCGAGAACGCCGGGCCGGTGATCGCTGTGCAGCTGGACAACGAGGTCGGGATGCTCGACTGGGTCTCGAACACCCCCACACTCACCGACGGCGCGCTCCGCGACTTCGCGGAGTGGTCGGGCGGGCGCTTCGGCGGTGCGGTGCGCGCGGGTGCGGCCGGGACGCCGCAGGAGCTCGCGCTGCACCACGAACTCGCGCGCTTCACCCGCGACCGGTTCGCGCGCTATTTGCAGACGCTGGAAAGCTGGGCGCGCGGAGGCGGCATCACCGCGCCGCTGCTCGTCAACATCCACGGCACCGGCGGCGGGCGCGGGCTCACCTACCCGATCGGCGTGAGCCAGCTCGCGCCGGCCTACCGGGGCCGCGAGGGCGTCACCGGCGGCACGGACATGTACCTCGGCGAGCTGACGGTCGCGAACGCCGTCGACCTGTACCTCGGCAACGCGTTCACGGCGGCGGTCCACGGCGAGGGGCAGCCGCTCGCGGAGCTCGAGTTCGACGCGGGCGGCGGCTACGGCGAAGACTTCGCGAGCCTGACCTCCCCGGAGGTGACCGTGCTGAAGACCCTGCTGGACGTGGCTCAGGGCACGCGCATCCTCAACTACTACCTGTTCGCGTGCGGGATCAACCCGCCGCTGGACGAACCCGCGGGCGACGGCGACGACCGCATCGCGTTCACCGGGGAGCGGCACGGCTTCGCCGCGCCGATCGGGCCGGAGGGCGAGCGGACGCCGTCACTCGCTGCCGTGGCCTCCGCGACCGCGGCGGTGCGCGAGAACGCGGAGCTGTTCGCCACCGGTGCGCAGCTGACGGACGACCTTGTGCTCGGCTTCGTGGCCGATCACTACCTGACCGAGTATTCCCACCCCGCCGCTCAGAATCGCGCCGAGCAGGTGCGCGCCCGGGAACGCCACCGCGGCTTCGGTGCGCGCGAGACCCTCGGGCGGGCGCTCGTGCTGGGCGGCTGGAGCTTCCGGGCGCTCGATCTGCAGGCGGCGGCCGGCAGCGACACGGCCTGGAGCGCGGGGACGCCCGCCGACGCCCGCGAGGGGCGCTCGCGCGAAGCGATCGTCCTCGTGAGCGGGCGGGAGCTCGGCCGTGGGGTCCAGGAGTTCCTCACCTGCCACGTGACGACCGGGGGCCGGCTGGTGCTGGTCGGCGAGCTGCCCGGGGTCGATGCCGATGGCGTCCCCTGCACGGTGCTCGCCGACGCGCTCGGCGTGACCGATGCCGGACAGGTGCGCGACTGGTCGGACGCGGACCGCGAGTACCGCCCGAGTGTGCGGGCCGCCGGGCCGCTGGCCGAGCACGGCCGACCAGTTCGGCGGAGAGGAGTGCGTGGACCTGCTCCTCGCCCTCGTCCGCGACGGCCGCGTAGGCGAGGCGCGGATCGACGAGTCCGCGCGCCGTCTGCTGCTCGTGAAGTTCCAGCTCGGGCTCTTTGA
- a CDS encoding FAD-dependent oxidoreductase: MGRHYDLVVVVGGGVVGLGHAVAALRRGLTVAVIERAQGVNGASIRNFGHLCVTPQEGEARTYAELARELWLTLAPEAGFWLRESGTVVVAQAADELAVLEEFRDRRGAQDVRLLTSAEVRERVPAGGGVVGGVLLPADLQVDPREAAPAIARWLDAHGVAFFWQTTVTGVETGRVYTSRGRVSADAVVVAVNHDSRSAVPRHRGRPRHPALRSRHDARGRRPRPAALRAGADGLVAAAVRWVCGDPERAGGARAAG, from the coding sequence GTGGGAAGGCACTACGATCTGGTGGTGGTGGTCGGCGGGGGCGTCGTCGGCCTGGGGCACGCCGTGGCGGCGCTCCGGCGCGGGCTGACGGTCGCCGTCATCGAGCGGGCGCAGGGTGTGAATGGCGCTTCGATCCGCAACTTCGGGCACCTGTGCGTCACCCCGCAGGAGGGTGAGGCACGCACCTACGCCGAGCTCGCCCGCGAGCTGTGGCTGACGCTCGCCCCGGAGGCCGGGTTCTGGCTGCGCGAGTCCGGGACTGTCGTCGTCGCGCAGGCGGCGGACGAACTCGCCGTGCTCGAGGAGTTCCGCGACCGCCGCGGAGCTCAGGATGTGCGGCTGCTGACGTCCGCGGAGGTGCGCGAGCGCGTCCCGGCCGGCGGCGGTGTCGTCGGCGGTGTGCTGCTGCCCGCCGATCTGCAGGTGGACCCGCGCGAGGCCGCGCCGGCGATCGCCCGCTGGCTGGACGCGCACGGCGTCGCCTTCTTCTGGCAGACCACCGTGACCGGCGTGGAGACCGGCCGCGTGTACACTTCGCGCGGGCGGGTCTCCGCCGATGCGGTCGTGGTCGCCGTGAACCACGATAGTCGATCAGCTGTTCCCCGGCATCGCGGACGCCCACGGCATCCTGCGCTGCGGTCTCGACATGATGCTCGTGGACGCCGACCTCGACCGGCCGCTCTCCGCGCCGGTGCTGACGGGCTGGTCGCTGCTGCGGTACGGTGGGTTTGCGGCGACCCCGAGCGCGCAGGTGGTGCGCGAGCGGCTGGCTGA
- a CDS encoding beta-galactosidase, with amino-acid sequence MSVPTRLHGADILIDGQPRAVLAGEIHYFRTARADWPDRLRAAAEAGLNAVASYIPWIWHELPDGRIDLTGETRPERDLGAFIDLCAEHGMWSIAWPGPFQMADLKNEGLPYRLRREHPEIHPVGWDGEPAPTRRWTIWPRLSWRRPGAGTTPCCPRSPRDSARTPGR; translated from the coding sequence GACGGGCAGCCGCGTGCGGTGCTGGCCGGCGAGATCCACTACTTCCGGACGGCGCGCGCCGACTGGCCCGACCGGCTGCGCGCGGCGGCCGAAGCGGGCCTGAACGCGGTCGCCAGCTACATCCCCTGGATCTGGCACGAGCTGCCGGACGGCCGCATAGACCTCACCGGTGAGACCCGGCCCGAGCGCGACCTCGGCGCCTTCATAGACCTGTGCGCCGAGCACGGGATGTGGTCCATCGCCTGGCCGGGCCCCTTCCAGATGGCCGATCTCAAGAACGAGGGGCTGCCGTACCGTCTGCGGCGCGAGCATCCCGAGATCCACCCGGTGGGCTGGGACGGCGAGCCTGCGCCGACCCGCCGGTGGACTATCTGGCCCCGGCTTTCCTGGCGGAGGCCCGGCGCTGGTACGACGCCGTGCTGCCCCCGATCGCCGCGCGACAGCGCGAGAACGCCGGGCCGGTGA
- a CDS encoding DUF3817 domain-containing protein: MPPRLLYRTLAIAETVTWTLLLAGMLLKYAVKVGDWPVIATGSLHGFVFLSYAIVATLVGVNQRWRLPLIVLAVVTAFVPYATVPFDLWADRSGRVAGGWRTVATEDPRDHTRFGRLFRWMLTHVPVLAGILVALAVAIMAALLLIGPPKLS; encoded by the coding sequence ATGCCGCCCCGCCTCCTCTATCGAACGCTCGCCATCGCGGAAACCGTCACCTGGACGCTTCTCCTCGCGGGGATGCTGCTGAAGTACGCCGTCAAGGTGGGAGACTGGCCGGTCATCGCGACCGGTTCCCTCCACGGTTTCGTGTTCCTCTCGTACGCCATCGTGGCCACCCTCGTGGGCGTCAACCAGCGCTGGCGTCTGCCGCTCATTGTCCTCGCCGTCGTCACCGCGTTCGTCCCGTACGCGACCGTGCCGTTCGACCTCTGGGCCGACCGCTCCGGGCGGGTGGCGGGCGGGTGGCGGACGGTTGCCACCGAAGACCCGCGCGACCACACGAGGTTCGGCCGGCTGTTCCGGTGGATGCTGACGCACGTCCCTGTGCTGGCCGGAATCCTGGTGGCGCTGGCCGTAGCGATCATGGCGGCGCTGCTGCTGATCGGGCCGCCGAAGCTGTCCTGA
- a CDS encoding phosphoribosylformylglycinamidine synthase subunit PurS, giving the protein MSTIVVEVMPKAELLDPQGKAVAGALSRTGKGAFSSVRVGKRFELTVDGPIDGTTRAAVEEIANDILSNSVIEDVVGIHYPDEDA; this is encoded by the coding sequence TTGTCGACGATCGTTGTTGAAGTCATGCCCAAGGCCGAACTGCTCGACCCGCAGGGGAAAGCCGTCGCCGGGGCGCTCAGCCGCACCGGGAAGGGTGCGTTTTCCTCGGTCCGCGTCGGCAAACGCTTCGAGCTGACCGTGGACGGCCCGATCGACGGCACCACGCGCGCCGCTGTCGAGGAGATCGCGAACGACATCCTCTCCAACTCCGTGATCGAGGACGTGGTGGGCATCCACTATCCGGACGAGGACGCCTGA
- a CDS encoding DUF4190 domain-containing protein yields the protein MPLEAPPPGPEEVRKSLPDENGSVAPVTGSGQSAAAGALPGDAAPAQRADLAGVPLAGQPAAAASSVAYPPHDPMREWGPAPHLQAPPLIAVTPPSPPRGLSITSMVLSLVSIVFGFPGILPLISLILGIVGLRKEPAGREMALTGVILSSLILLVWVMIVAFVIVAAIAAAGIAATQFGR from the coding sequence ATGCCGTTGGAAGCACCGCCGCCCGGGCCGGAAGAGGTGCGCAAGAGTCTCCCGGACGAGAACGGCTCGGTCGCCCCCGTCACCGGGTCCGGCCAGAGCGCAGCCGCCGGGGCGCTCCCGGGCGACGCTGCGCCGGCGCAGCGTGCGGACCTCGCCGGCGTTCCCCTCGCCGGGCAGCCCGCGGCCGCGGCCAGCTCCGTCGCGTACCCCCCGCACGATCCGATGCGCGAATGGGGCCCGGCTCCGCACCTGCAAGCCCCGCCCCTGATCGCGGTCACGCCCCCCTCGCCGCCCCGCGGCTTGAGCATCACCTCGATGGTGCTCAGTCTGGTCTCGATCGTGTTCGGATTCCCCGGCATCCTGCCGCTGATCTCGCTGATCCTCGGCATCGTCGGACTCCGGAAGGAACCGGCAGGCCGGGAAATGGCGCTGACCGGCGTGATCCTCAGCAGCCTAATCCTCCTCGTCTGGGTGATGATCGTCGCTTTCGTCATCGTAGCGGCGATCGCGGCCGCCGGTATAGCGGCGACGCAGTTCGGACGCTGA
- a CDS encoding FtsK/SpoIIIE domain-containing protein: MIYGAAGTGKTTTLITFATSVIAADPHTQVYGIDSAGGRLGTLAALPNTGDIVPGDERDRIVRLLGLVKGLIAERSAARVTTPPVLLLVDGLAAFRDAYEHRGGGSDPFADLVEIAGNGRNVGMHLLLSAERTGALPAALASSIPERLTLRLTAEADYQNLGIPADALKRRRPRPGTAH; this comes from the coding sequence GTGATCTACGGCGCAGCTGGCACCGGCAAGACCACGACGCTGATCACCTTCGCGACCTCGGTTATCGCTGCCGACCCGCACACGCAGGTGTACGGCATCGACAGCGCCGGCGGACGCCTCGGCACACTGGCAGCCCTCCCGAACACTGGCGACATCGTCCCCGGCGACGAACGAGACCGCATCGTGCGCCTCCTCGGGCTGGTGAAGGGACTCATCGCCGAACGGTCGGCGGCGCGCGTCACGACGCCGCCCGTCCTCCTCCTCGTGGACGGTCTTGCCGCGTTCCGCGACGCCTACGAACACCGCGGCGGCGGCAGCGACCCATTCGCTGATCTCGTGGAGATCGCCGGCAACGGACGCAATGTCGGCATGCACCTTCTCCTGAGCGCGGAACGCACGGGCGCCCTGCCCGCCGCCCTCGCCTCCAGCATCCCCGAACGCCTCACCCTACGGCTAACCGCCGAAGCCGACTACCAGAACCTCGGCATCCCCGCCGACGCCCTCAAAAGACGCCGGCCCCGGCCGGGCACTGCGCATTAG
- a CDS encoding WXG100 family type VII secretion target gives MSNIKVSYAEIETSASQLSSGREEITTKLQRMQSQIQNLVTSGFVTDQASGKFNDAYTKYTTSANTLIAQLNEIQQFLTGTANAMRDLDSQIASKIN, from the coding sequence ATGTCGAACATCAAGGTCAGCTACGCAGAAATCGAAACCTCCGCCTCCCAGCTCAGTTCCGGCCGTGAGGAGATCACCACCAAGCTGCAGAGAATGCAGTCCCAGATCCAGAACCTCGTGACCTCCGGCTTCGTCACCGACCAGGCGTCGGGCAAGTTCAACGACGCGTACACGAAGTACACCACCAGCGCGAACACCCTCATCGCCCAGCTCAACGAAATCCAGCAGTTCCTCACCGGCACGGCAAACGCGATGCGCGACCTCGACTCGCAGATCGCCTCCAAGATCAACTGA
- a CDS encoding zinc-binding dehydrogenase, whose product MTPRVLEQPESLGLGVSVYPSATAMVWPGEGHAHEADARTVRDQRSASAPLVIGHEQVGRVVALGRGGAKTTDGRRVSLGERVVWSVAMPCGRCRRCRRGIPQKCVSLQKYGHARMRRGWELSGGFATHTHILEGTALVAVPDDLPAAVLAPASCSTATVAAALDAAAADVALDGALVLIAGAGTLGLAEAAMATAAGARVFVSDPDPKRREAALAFGAAAVADPGVSAEGRGGSLAAFAKAGRRGAAPTVALEFTGAPSALRSLFGVLDVGGILVLVGSVGPAGPSAERLALPEQLARRLLTVRGVHDYAPHHLEQAVRFLAGEGRSYPFEQLVGAVFPLAEVDAVLACSEHPRVAVRP is encoded by the coding sequence GTGACCCCGCGCGTCTTAGAGCAGCCGGAGAGCCTAGGGCTGGGAGTCAGTGTCTACCCGTCGGCCACGGCGATGGTGTGGCCGGGTGAGGGCCACGCCCACGAGGCGGACGCCCGCACCGTCCGCGACCAGCGATCGGCGTCCGCCCCGCTGGTGATCGGCCATGAGCAGGTGGGCCGTGTCGTCGCGCTCGGCCGCGGCGGTGCGAAGACGACAGACGGGCGCCGGGTCTCGCTCGGTGAGCGGGTGGTCTGGTCGGTGGCGATGCCGTGCGGTCGCTGCCGGCGTTGCCGGCGCGGCATTCCACAGAAGTGCGTCAGTCTCCAGAAGTACGGCCACGCGCGGATGCGCCGCGGCTGGGAGCTGTCGGGCGGGTTCGCGACGCACACTCACATCCTGGAGGGAACCGCGCTGGTCGCCGTGCCCGACGATCTGCCCGCGGCGGTGCTGGCCCCGGCCTCCTGCTCGACCGCGACCGTCGCCGCCGCTCTGGACGCTGCCGCGGCCGACGTCGCCCTGGACGGCGCTCTCGTCCTGATTGCGGGCGCCGGCACGCTCGGTCTCGCCGAGGCCGCGATGGCGACCGCGGCGGGCGCTCGTGTGTTCGTCAGCGACCCCGACCCGAAGCGCCGTGAGGCGGCTCTCGCGTTCGGCGCTGCTGCCGTGGCCGATCCCGGCGTCTCCGCCGAGGGCCGGGGAGGTTCGCTGGCGGCTTTCGCGAAGGCCGGCCGTCGCGGTGCGGCGCCGACGGTCGCACTCGAGTTCACGGGGGCGCCCTCCGCCCTGCGTTCTCTCTTCGGGGTGCTCGATGTCGGTGGCATCCTGGTGCTCGTCGGCTCCGTCGGCCCTGCCGGACCGTCTGCCGAACGGCTGGCTCTGCCGGAACAGCTCGCGCGCCGGCTGCTCACTGTTCGCGGTGTACATGATTACGCGCCGCATCACCTGGAGCAGGCCGTGCGTTTCCTCGCGGGCGAGGGGCGATCGTATCCGTTCGAGCAACTGGTGGGCGCGGTTTTCCCGCTGGCCGAGGTGGACGCCGTCCTCGCCTGCTCAGAGCATCCGCGGGTGGCCGTCCGGCCCTGA
- the purQ gene encoding phosphoribosylformylglycinamidine synthase subunit PurQ, with the protein MRIGVITFPGSLDDRDALRAIRLAGAEPVALWHGDHDLQGVDALVLPGGFSYGDYLRCGAIASLSPIMSEVVEAAGKGMPVLGICNGFQMLAEAILVPGGLIRNDHGNFICHAQRLTVENAETPWTGGFERGQKIVIPLKNGEGSFIASAEELKRLEGEGMVVFRYRGVNPNGSLNDIAGVRNERGNVVGLMPHPEHAVEPGFGPDTDQAMRSGTDGLAFFTSVVRSTLVEA; encoded by the coding sequence ATGCGCATCGGCGTCATCACCTTCCCCGGCTCACTCGACGACCGCGACGCGCTGCGCGCCATCCGTCTCGCCGGCGCCGAGCCGGTCGCCCTCTGGCACGGCGACCACGATCTGCAGGGGGTCGACGCCCTGGTGCTGCCGGGCGGGTTCAGCTACGGCGACTACCTGCGCTGCGGAGCCATCGCGAGCCTGTCGCCGATCATGAGCGAGGTTGTGGAGGCCGCGGGCAAAGGGATGCCGGTGCTCGGCATCTGCAATGGCTTCCAGATGCTCGCCGAGGCCATTCTCGTGCCCGGCGGTCTCATCCGCAACGACCACGGGAACTTCATCTGCCACGCCCAGCGCCTCACCGTCGAGAACGCGGAAACCCCGTGGACGGGCGGCTTCGAGCGCGGCCAGAAGATCGTCATCCCGCTCAAGAACGGCGAGGGCAGCTTCATCGCCTCCGCCGAGGAGCTGAAACGGCTCGAGGGCGAGGGGATGGTCGTCTTCCGTTACCGGGGCGTCAACCCCAACGGCTCCCTCAACGACATCGCCGGAGTCCGCAACGAACGCGGAAACGTCGTCGGGCTCATGCCCCACCCCGAGCACGCGGTCGAGCCGGGCTTCGGCCCGGACACCGACCAGGCGATGCGCTCCGGCACGGACGGACTCGCCTTCTTCACCTCGGTCGTCCGCTCGACGCTGGTGGAGGCGTAG
- a CDS encoding HAD family hydrolase — protein MTPDGLITSEFDDAASIDDETDEVDDLRLVVLDLVGTTVVDDGLVERAFERAVEAAGIAGSAAGIARAFVRETTGQPTISVFHALTADEDQAQHANAVFESAYAEFAAEEGLRAVPVAEELIRRLRAIGVKVALITGFSRTTKDAVLDALGWRDLADLTLSSAEAGWGSPSPDLPLTALLRTGTTTVRGMVVVGDTASETAAGLAVGAGLVVGVLTGAHDEPALLDAGADAVIDSVADLAELLSLADLEGQSAR, from the coding sequence ATGACCCCTGACGGTCTCATCACCAGTGAGTTCGACGACGCTGCGTCCATCGACGACGAAACAGACGAGGTCGACGACCTCCGCCTCGTCGTGCTCGACCTGGTCGGGACGACGGTCGTCGACGACGGGCTGGTGGAGCGGGCCTTCGAGCGCGCCGTCGAAGCCGCGGGCATCGCCGGGTCCGCTGCGGGCATCGCCCGCGCCTTCGTCCGCGAGACCACGGGACAGCCGACGATCTCCGTCTTCCATGCGCTCACCGCCGACGAGGACCAGGCGCAGCACGCGAACGCCGTGTTCGAGTCCGCCTACGCCGAGTTTGCCGCTGAGGAGGGCCTCCGTGCCGTCCCGGTCGCGGAGGAGCTCATCCGCCGTCTCCGCGCGATCGGCGTCAAGGTCGCCCTCATCACGGGCTTCTCGCGCACGACCAAGGACGCTGTGCTCGACGCGCTGGGCTGGCGCGACCTCGCCGACCTCACCCTCAGCTCCGCCGAGGCGGGCTGGGGCTCTCCCTCCCCCGACCTGCCGCTGACGGCCCTGCTCCGCACGGGCACGACGACGGTTCGCGGGATGGTCGTGGTCGGCGACACCGCGAGCGAAACCGCCGCCGGCCTCGCCGTCGGCGCGGGCCTTGTCGTCGGTGTGCTCACCGGCGCGCACGATGAGCCGGCTCTCCTCGACGCGGGGGCGGACGCCGTGATCGACTCCGTCGCCGACCTCGCCGAACTGCTGAGCCTGGCCGACCTCGAGGGCCAGAGCGCCCGGTGA
- a CDS encoding FAD-dependent oxidoreductase: MYTQRPDGSLIVGDTHYRDAEVPPFQSESAFELLLEQTRALFGVERLRVRERWQGVYVSAPDDFLVASPAPSVRVVSVTTGIGMTTGLGLADRVVDDLFSSAPRVPAAAVLLR; encoded by the coding sequence ATGTACACACAGCGTCCGGACGGTTCGCTGATCGTCGGCGACACGCACTACCGCGACGCGGAGGTGCCGCCCTTTCAGTCCGAATCGGCGTTCGAACTGCTGCTGGAACAGACCCGTGCGCTGTTCGGCGTCGAGCGTCTGCGGGTGCGCGAGCGCTGGCAGGGCGTCTACGTCTCCGCGCCGGACGATTTCCTGGTCGCCTCGCCCGCTCCGTCCGTCCGGGTGGTCTCGGTGACCACGGGCATCGGGATGACGACCGGGCTCGGCCTCGCCGACCGGGTCGTGGACGACCTCTTCTCTTCCGCTCCACGGGTCCCGGCCGCGGCGGTCCTGCTCCGCTAG